One part of the Rutidosis leptorrhynchoides isolate AG116_Rl617_1_P2 chromosome 1, CSIRO_AGI_Rlap_v1, whole genome shotgun sequence genome encodes these proteins:
- the LOC139884528 gene encoding temperature-induced lipocalin-1-like, which translates to MAKQDMEVVKGVDLARYMGRWYEIASFPSKTQPKNATNTRATYTLKEDGTVNVVNETWTSDGKRVSIEGSAYKADPNHDEAKLKVKFYLPPFLPIIPVTGDYWVLYLDDDYQYALIGQPSRNNLWILCRQNNLDEEIYNQLVEKAKGEGYDVSKLKKTTQTDPPPATDEATAKDKGVWWLKSTFGK; encoded by the exons ATGGCAAAACAAGATATGGAAGTTGTGAAGGGAGTTGATTTAGCAAGATACATGGGAAGATGGTACGAAATAGCTTCGTTCCCATCCAAAACGCAGCCAAAAAACGCGACCAACACAAGGGCTACTTACACATTAAAAGAAGATGGCACTGTTAATGTTGTTAATGAAACTTGGACTAGTGATGGCAAAAGAGTATCAATTGAAGGGTCTGCATATAAGGCCGATCCTAatca TGATGAAGCTAAATTAAAAGTGAAATTTTATTTGCCACCATTTTTGCCTATTATACCTGTTACGGGTGATTATTGGGTACTATATCTTGATGATGATTATCAGTATGCTCTCATTGGTCAACCATCCAGAAATAATCTTTGG ATTTTGTGCAGGCAAAACAATCTTGATGAGGAGATATATAATCAACTGGTTGAAAAGGCTAAGGGAGAGGGGTATGATGTCAGTAAACTTAAGAAGACAACACAAACCGATCCACCACCGGCGACTGATGAGGCAACGGCCAAGGACAAAGGAGTTTGGTGGTTGAAATCGACTTTTGGGAAATAG